In the Populus trichocarpa isolate Nisqually-1 chromosome 1, P.trichocarpa_v4.1, whole genome shotgun sequence genome, GGAAGTGGGGATTACAAGACAGTATCAGAAGCAGTAGCTGCTGTACCAAAGAAAAGCAGCACGAGGTACGTAATTCAAATCAAGGCCGGAGTTTACAGGGAAAATGTGGAAGTACCAAAGGATAAGCATAACGTAATGTTCTTAGGAGATGGAAGAAAAACAACCATCATTACAGCAAGTAGGAATGTGGTTGATGGCAGCACAACCTTCAAGTCTGCCACGGTTGGTAAGTCCATCTTGACCCTTTCCTTTAGCATCTTGTTCTATTTTTCTGTTTGCAATTACGACAGCAACGAGTCCCTTCCTCTATATCTTTTTTCCATTAAACGTGTGGGATCACAGAATAATTATTGACATTTAGTTGAAGGTGGGTTCCATTGTTGCTAAAGTTAGGGAAAGAACACGCCTTTGCAAATAATGgcagtttttctttcttttttttttaaaaataaataaatccgtATAACATGTTTTAAACTAAATAGTGGCGATTGTTGGTGTTTCAGTAGATACATATAGACTGTTTGCTCTAATTACCATATGGCCTGTTTGGAGATGTGTCAGAACaagtttttcattaaattttgaaatgtttttgcttcgaaatgattttttaagtgatcttttaatgttttatatttaaaataaatttaaaaaataaaaagataaattattttaatatattttaaaataaaaaaattcaatctaaaaacgGCAAAAAAGTGTTCTGCATGTCTTCCTAATTCTAAACGTACGCATTTTGAAAGGCTCATTCTGCCGAGTGCTGTCTATGATTTTTCGCATAATTGAGTGGGCGCTTTCGGCGATGAAGTGATTCTTGAAagtgattttttcaaattaacacAAGGTGCTTTAAATTGCATAGCCATTCAAAAAGCTACAGTTGACATTTGcggtatttaaaaaaaccataggTTAAAAATATACTATCTAAATAAATCGTAGATAAAACTATGTTATTCAAAAAAGACATGACAATTTCAAACATCACGTGACGTAGAGAGGAGAGGACATGCCCATCATccgttttcaaaataaaattccgCAAGGTTTTCTCTTCATGTCAAATCAAATGCATGAAATCCCAACTTAACTATTATTTCCTCAGCTTcccttttgaaaaacaaccattttAATAGATTTCTTCGGCAAATGCTCCGACCGACGAGACAAGTCACAAAAATCAATCCTTTTCTAAGATTTTTGAAAATCATACACGCCAATTAGGGAAGCTTTTAACCAAATGGCAGGCGTGTCAAACCCGGCATGTGCTTTTCTGTCATTTGCCACGTCATGAAAACAACTGGAGATAGTTCCAATCCAACGATGCATTAGATATCCATAAGTCAAGTGGTCCCACCatcttaaatgattttaaaaaataaaaaaatcattattttaatatacttttaaataaaaacaattttaaaaacagcTCTCCTGCACATTCTCCATCAATACCTGTACAGCAGACATAAGAATTTTGTTTTACCTGTATAGAGCCTGTTTGGCTCTGTGGTTGAACCtgcttttcattaaattttaatttttttttgctaaaattgagtgcggtttgtactttttggatcgttttgatgtgctgatgtcaaaaataatttttaaaaaatgaaaaaaatatcattagcatgtatttcggcacgaaaaactatttgaaaaacaaccactaccacactgccaaacaccctcttaatttgttcaaaattaatttgaaccgAAGTATCATATAAGTCAACTTAATGTTAGCAACATTATAGCAACCCGGCAATAATGCCCCCTTTTTCCGAGTTCAAATCAATGttttatcaaaggaaaaaaaagaaagaaacaagaagtGATATTCTTAACATTATAGCAAATCTTTTTGCTCGGAACATTATCATTGTAGCTCGAATCTTGAGGTTGACCCCAGGAAATAATCTTTATGCACCGATGAGGATATGATATGATAGGGAGGATCTATTCCCGTGACCCGAAAGAATATGTTTTATCAAGTTGTTTGCCCATTATAAAACAAGTTGTTTCccattattctaattcattatttttaaagtattttttatttaaaaataatattttattttatttttttaaaattatttttaatatcaacacatcaaaacaagataaaaacactaaaaaaaataacataaaaaattaaaaaatatttttaattgtaagcTCAAGTGCCATTTTCTGTGATCTTTGTCTATCGAGGAAGTGCTGGACAGCTTGGGCATTTTCTAGTAGGAAGGAAGCTAGCTCATTGTCTTCTTGGacttttcctccttttttttcttgccattaGATGCTTGCGTGAGGCTTCTTCGATGCTTCCCATGTTGTCGCTTGTTTCCTTCAATTACGACTCGCtggaaattattaattaactctTATATATCCGACAcattttgtatgtttatatatgGGCTGTGGAGTAAGAGGATGGCTAACCGGCAATTGTCTCAGGTCACAAGTCATCTCCTTGCTTACTCTGTGTGTGTACTGTGTACATCTAATGTCGCATAACACATGAATTTTGGTCATTCTTATTGACAATTAGAAATGTGAATTTCTGCTGGAGAAAGAGATGATTATGCTTCGACCACTTAAGTTCattcaatttgaaaatgaaGTTTCTATTCTAGACCCCTTCTAGTATGTCATTTGGTGTCTGTTTAAagttagtgtttttttgtttgaaaatatatctaaataatggtttttttaaaaaattatttttaacattaactcattaaaaaaaatctaaaaccataaaaaaattaatttaaagtaaagaaaaaaataaaaaaatttaaattttttcaataacatttttaaaatgcaaaaacaaacaaaattttaaaacaatatatttttacctgcatttttttatttttaaaacatcttTTGCTGTATATAGAAACTCATTCCACGCTGAATTTCATGCTTTTATTGGAActgtttgtgtttgtttttgcgggtgcaatatgtttttagttttatattatttgttttgatatttttagatcattttaatgtattgatataaaaaataaaaaatattattttaaaataatttcaagcaaaaatcaatatattaaaatataaccaTTACCTTGATAACAAGCTACTCCTATcatggctatatatatatatatatatatatatatatatatatatatatatatataatgattctTTCTCCATTCTTTCTCCATTCATTCTACAAGATATGTAATGCCAGAAGAGTAGATATATCAATAGCGCTGGACATCAATTAAAGGGGGTCTTGTTAGATGATGAGGTTTGAAATTGAATACCCCATAATTAGTTTTGTGCCCCAGCTAATATAACTAGTGGACTGGTATctgcctttattttatttagtatttattaatttatttagttgaaAACGTAGCGGATTTTAGGTTAGGACCTTGTTGAATGTTTGGTAATAAAGATTAGTAGTTAAAACATTAATTACTTTAAACTGTTTTCCTTAACATTGCAGCTGCGGTAGGTCAAGGATTCCTAGCCAGGGGCGTAACTTTCGAAAACACAGCTGGTCCCTCTAAGCACCAAGCCGTGGCGCTGAGGGTCGGGTCTGACCTCTCAGCATTTTACGAATGTGACATGCTAGCCTACCAAGACACCCTCTATGCCCACTCAAACCGTCAGTTTTTCATAAATTGCTTGATAGCAGGCACCGTTGATTTCATTTTCGGCAATGCTGCTGCTGTTTTCCAAGACTGTGACATCCATGCTCGACGCCCCGATTCAGGCCAAAAGAACATGGTAACTGCCCAAGGCAGGACTGACCCTAATCAGAACACTGGCATTGTGATTCAAAAGAGTAGGATTGGTGCCACTTCTGACTTGCTACCTGTTCAGAGCAGTTTCCCAACGTATCTTGGGAGGCCCTGGAAGGAGTATTCAAGGACTGTCATCATGCAATCATCCATAACTGATGTGATACAACCAGCCGGGTGGCACGAGTGGAGTGGCACCTTTGCACTGAGCACATTGTTTTATGCAGAGTATCAGAATTCTGGGTCTGGTGCTGGGACCTCCAGTAGGGTCACATGGGAAGGATACAAAGTGATTACAAGTGCAACTGAGGCTCAAGCGTTCGCCCCTGGAAATTTCATTGCTGGCAGTAGCTGGTTGGGATCTACCTCCTTCCCCTTCTCTCTTGGTTTGTAAATTATGTGTATTCTCTTCGTGGCGCAACCATGTTGCATGTACTTCTAGCAGTGTTGATCGGGTGTCTTGTGTGGCCAGTGAGCACGTGTTTTCacatgttgtgttttctaagcCTACGAAATCAAACAAGTGATGAGAAATGTCTGACTCACAAAGATTGATAGTCGAGATTCCATAACCTATTCAACAATCTCTCTCGAGaatcattgattattttatgtgattaagaaaatatatgattatGTGTTGTGATTGTCAGTCAATCATGGATCAATTATGTAATAGTAGAGTTCAACATATCTTTCTGAGACATGATACTGTCAAACAactaattgagaattgaattatttttataatttatgtaaGGTCAGAAAGAAACTTAGCTGGTCCTAAGCAACAAGGCTAGTGAATGAAACATCGAAGAAGATATgattattatgaattataattacaattattataaaaaaattaaaagaactcaGATATACACTGTGACTTCTGAGGTGATGCACTGTTGATTTAAGCAGTGCATATCGTTGTTTGCCTGCGATTTCTCACAAGATTTATCACTTTCGTTGGCTCATGCTGGCTGCGgctgattcaattttttttttaatcgaagaCTGGTCTTGGGTCTTGGCTGTGACAGCTTGGGTGAGCCTCGCTGGTGGGCTGCTTGGCCGTTTATTGCTGTCTCTTGGCGCGGAACTTAGCCGATTGGCTGGGTCAAGTGGGCATTGTCTTTTATTGTTCAATGGATATGGAATGATTGTGCATTAATCTACTTGTATTGTCCTTTGTATGTTTCTTCTGTTCATTGGTGTAATGGGATTTCTTCGGGGAGACTTGTCGATTGCTTCATTGGTGACCAATTTTTTGGATCGTTCGGTTGCTGCTCTCTCTTCTCTGTTAGCTGGGCTCCGCCAGGTAAGTCCCCTTCTCTTTTGCTCATTTAGCCGGTCTCTGACTGCCTGTTTCTTGTGCTCTTTTCCAGGCAATTTCATGTCAGCTGCTTCTGTTTGTGATTGAGATGTTTGTGGTGTGGGTGATTGGGTTGGTggtgtttgttgaattttaaattcattggGTTTCGGATGTTGTTGGTTTGTGGGATGGTCTATaggcttttctatttttttgccttttcttttagcAAAGAAGGTTGTGTTGTGTTGTTGGgtgcttgatttgttttttttggtgctttttttggtttttgttaggTTTcgaactatttatttattagaaagtattttttttaaaaaagtgaatttcaaaaaaataaattcttaaaaaataaattatttttctatgtttggtagtataattaaaaataagttgaaaaatactttccagtatttggttatgaaattgtaattattatttttttaatttcatcatctttcaattttttttatctgttagatttgatctctattattttgattattatttattttatttgagataatttatgaaattagatttttttcaatttcattcttattcaacttttaaatttgtaagatttgttccttattattttaataaatttgaaaaaaaaacattaataaactattttccagcttattttccataacataaccaaatactggaaaatgttttccaacttattttccgatgttcggtagtatcatgaaaaataagttggaaaatattttcctgaaaactaagccaaattttccttagatattaccaaacatcgaaaaataatttacttttccggaattcactttccaaggaaaccacttttcaaaaagaaactacttttcTACAAACAAACGAggccaaaagaaaaacactttcctggaaaccaagccaaatttttcttagactagaaaatattttctgtaGTTGAGAATAACATAATGACTTAGGTTGCCTTAGCCaacctttcctatttatatatgtagggcATAATACGGCAGTAACCGTAGGGattacaacattggaataatcctacattaattttctattcagagatatacatgctatacattctataatatgccccctcaagctgagggtgAAGGATCGACCCGAAGCTTGAACCTGAAAGCAGTAAAGGACGCAACGGAAAGTGGTTTGGTGAAGACATCAGCAAGTTGATCCCGAGAAGGGATAAAGTGAATCTGAATTTCCTTCTTCGCAACCCGGTTGcggacaaaatgataatctACCTCAACATGCTTAGTACGAGCATGAAAGATAGGATTCGCCGAGAGATAGGTCGCAccaagattatcacaccaaatggtaGGAGCAGAGACGAAAGGAACCTGCAAATCTGTTAACAAATATTGAAGCCAGATGACCTCAGCAGTACCATCTGCTAAGGCTTTATTCTCAGCCTCAGTGGAGGAGTGGGCAACTGTACATTGCTTGCCGGATTTCCATGAAATCGGTGTCTgaccaaagaaaacaagatagcCACTCGTAgacttgcgatcatcaatactaccaGCCCAATCGGCATTTGGAAAACCATGAAGAGCAAAAGAGGTACCTCAAGTGATATGAAAACCATAGGATGTCGTTCCTTGGAGGTAGCGGAGTATGCGTTTAACAGCAGCCCAATAggaatctgtaggagcatgtATGTACTGACAGACTCTGTTAACAGCAAAACAGATATCTGGATGAATGAATGTAATATACTGAAGAGCACCCATAATTTGATGAAATCGTGTGGGATCAGCAAACTATATTGATGATTCGGCTATATAACAAGTTTGGAAGGAGAGACTAGAGTATCAACGGGTTTGCAAGAAGTCATATAAGCCcgagtgaggatgtcaagaatatatttgtgTTGACGCAACATCAGACCCATACTTGTAAACTGAACCTCAATACCCAAAAAGTAGTGAACATCAcctaagtcacgaagcttgAATTTAGAGCTTAGTAACTGGATTATGCGATGAAGCATGGCAGAGTTGCTGCCcgtaagcagaatatcatcaacatagaccaggagataaaatatattagtaCCATCAGATAAGATAAATAGGAAGGCACGGAAACCAATAGAGAGTAAAAAATCACTCAGACAAGTGTACCATGCCCTTGGTGTCtgttttaaatcatataatgaCTTGTGCAATCTGCATACATGAGATGGAAGAGTAGGGTCAACAAAACttggaggttgtttcatgtagaccttTTTAGTAAGAACACCATTGAGAAAgacattatgaatatcaagctgATGAATCTTCCAATGACGGGAAACCACAATGGAAAAGACTAATCTGATGGTGGCCTATTTAATAACTGGGCTGAAAATTCAGAATAATCAATGCCTTCCTGTTGAGTAAAGCCTCTAGCAAATAGACGGGCTTTACAACGTTCAATGCTGCCATCAATATGACATTTGATGCGATATACCCATCGACTGCCCACAACATTCATCGAAGGATGAAAGGGCACTAGGGACCAAGTGTGATTGGATCGCAAAACCTTGATCTCATCACACATAGCATCATGTCAAACAACATATTTATTTGCATCAGAAAAGGCAACAGGTTCAGAGGAAGGAGAGAGCAATACCCGGGTGGCAGCTGTATCAGTTGCAGCAGAGGACACCATATTTGCGGTTTTGGGCTGCAGCGATCTAAGGACCATAGGGTGGCGGCTGAGCAACGATGGTGATGCAGGAGAGGTAGGCATCACAGAGGTGTCCTGATGCAATGGATAAGCGGAGAGATCAACCACAAGATTCAGACCAGAGGAAGAAGCCGGGGAAGAAGCTGCTGCAAGTAGAGGGCTGGCAGCAACAACAGGGCTGGTGAGATATCGTGCAAAGACATCGTGCTGGAGGGCAGGGAAAACCGATTTGCAACCTGTACCTACAACAACATGGTGAGATAATGATGCATGTGGTGAACGATAAAGGAAAGGTGGAGGTTGTGGTGTTTGGGTAGGAGGTGAAGGCAGGGCAGATGTAGAGGCGAGATGGGGGGTGGTATGATCGGTGAACAATGAGGAGTGGGTTAGATTTGGGAGGATGGTAACAAGAGATGGGGTGTGGGTTTGAGCCGAGACCTTTGCAATCTGTTCAGATTTATCAAACGAAAAAACATGTTCATGAAAACGGACATAACGAGAGATATACATGCGATGAGATTCAATGTCAAAACATCGATAACCAAGATGAGAGGAATTGTAGCCAAAAAACACACATGGAGAAGACcgaaaatccaatttatgattattataaggacacaaaaaaggaaaacagagacATCCAAAAGTAcgcaaaaaatgataatcaggAGATCGttgaaacaaacaatcaaatggAGATCGATTACCAAGAACAAGAGTAGACATGAGATTAATGAGATAAACTGAAGTGTCAAAAGCATAATTTCAAAAACGGAATGGAGCTTTACATTGGCCTAGAAGAGTAAGGCCGGTTTCCACAATATGCCTATGACGTCTTTCTACTgttccattttgttcatgagtatgAGGACATATCAGACGgtgatgaataccaatagtTTGAAAGAAAATGGAGAGTTTATGATATTCACCGCTCCAACcagtttgaacagattttatttttaatgaaaattgacaTTCGACAAgagtttgaaattgatgaaaaacagaATAAACATCAGATTTTGCAACAAGtggataataccatatatattttgtgtgtgcatcaacaaagataacaaaataatgataaccatctgaagaaaaaaagggagcAGGACCCTacacatcactaaaaattaattcaagcggAGCAGAAGTTTTGTGATCAGTAGGTCTTAAAGACAAACGCGATGATTTTCCTAAGGGACaactttgacattgaaaattaagacgtttgttgttacaaatgatcttatttttcgagactaaaaattaaaaattacaagagGTAGGATGACCTAGGCGACGATGCCACAAATCAGCAGAAGCAGAGATGCAAGGAGACCAATAGGCTTGAGGAACTGACGGGACGGAAGACCTGAACCTGGACAAAGTATAGAGACCATCTTTACTCTGTCCTGAGAGGAGTACTTCATTGGTGTTGAGATTcttaacataaaacataaaatggtgaaattcaaaataaacattattatcgaGATAAAATTTCTGAACAGAAAGCAGGGGTTTCGTGATTGCAGAAATATGCAGGACATTAGATAAATTGAACGAATGATGTGGGGTATATAGTTTTGTATGGCCAATATGAGATATGGGAAgtcccttaccatcaccaacatgcaaattatcATTACCATTGTATGGTTCTGAAGCAGTCAAGGTTGCAAGGTCAGGTGTGACATGTTGATTTGCACCGGTGTCCGGAAACCATTCAGCAGTACCTGCAGGATTATGCAGTGCCAGATTAACACTATGCTGCTGTCCATAACCATGTTGTTGAAGTTGGGAGCACTGAGGAGCAATATGTCTGAAGGCTTGACATAACTGGCAGCAGGAATTGGATCCCTTACTGCGCTTCCAATTTCCCCGCCAGTTGCTGTGTCTGTTGTCGTTGCTGGGAGTGTTATGGAAGCTACGAAAGTCAGGCCTGGAACCAGAAGTGCGAGACCCTCTGTGATGGAACTGTTGAGGACGCCAGCTGCCATGAGAACGACCCCTATTGCGTCCAAACTGAGTAGCAAGCTGACGGTGAGAGAGGAGTGCTGAAGGAGGGATGTTTGGCGTGGGCAACAAGGGTGCATGAATTGCAGCAGACCCCATAGACAAATGGGAGGATTTATGAATAAATTCATGAGTTAGTAGATGGCTAAGCAAATCTGCATATGGTAGAGGATCTGCCCTTGTAACAAGACTTGTTACTAAGTCTTTAAATTCTCCGCGAAGGCCACGAAACACATATAGTTTGAAATCGGCTAGCGAAATAGATCGGTCAGCAGCTGCTAGCTCATCAAATAAAGCCTTAGCTTTTTGTAGAAATTGAGTTACCAAATCATCACCTTGTCGAAGGTCTTGAAGAGAGCCATGAAGTTGCATAATACGGGAATTGGATGTAGAAGCTAGAGCTTGCTCAAGTGTATGCCAGACAAAATGTGAGGTT is a window encoding:
- the LOC18110050 gene encoding pectinesterase — translated: MAQDKHGLTGISDSGNHISILKKNKRLFLASFAAFFLVATIAAVVTGVNSHKNGKNEGAHAILKSACSSTLYPELCYSAIATVPGVTSNLASLKDVIELSINLTTKTVQQNYFTVEKLIAKTKLTKREKTALHDCLETIDETLDELHEALVDINGYPDKKSLKEQADNLKTLLSSAITNQETCLDGFSHDGADKKVRKALLKGQTHVEKMCSNALAMIRNMTDTDIANELQNTNRKLKEEKEGNERVWPEWMSVADRRLLQSSSVTPNVVVAADGSGDYKTVSEAVAAVPKKSSTRYVIQIKAGVYRENVEVPKDKHNVMFLGDGRKTTIITASRNVVDGSTTFKSATVAAVGQGFLARGVTFENTAGPSKHQAVALRVGSDLSAFYECDMLAYQDTLYAHSNRQFFINCLIAGTVDFIFGNAAAVFQDCDIHARRPDSGQKNMVTAQGRTDPNQNTGIVIQKSRIGATSDLLPVQSSFPTYLGRPWKEYSRTVIMQSSITDVIQPAGWHEWSGTFALSTLFYAEYQNSGSGAGTSSRVTWEGYKVITSATEAQAFAPGNFIAGSSWLGSTSFPFSLGL